CGCGCCGCTCTACGTCGATGATAAAGGCGCCGGCGAGGGGGGTTTCGGTGAAAATCATAGTCAAATAATGCTACGGTAGATAGAAGGGGGGATAAACCCAGGTAGCAAACGTTAAGCCAAGGCCGGCTGGGCCGCTAATTCGGGGGCCCAGGCCAGCGTTTCGGTAAGCTGGCCGGTTTCGCGCAGGTGGCCGAGGACGCGCAACCGGATCAGGTCCGAGGAGCGAAAATTGGCATCGTGGAAGTTCATGCGCCGCAGGCCGTCCCGCAGTTCGGCAATTGTATCCGGCAAGGTGCGTTGGGGCTGATGTTGCGGAGCCAGCTGGCGAAACAAGTCAAAGTCGACCCGGTACGAGCGTTTGTCGGGCGGGGCTGCCGGGTTCAGCACCACTTCGGTGCCCGGGATGATTGCGGCCACTGCGGCCGCCAAATCCCGAACCTGGTAGTTCCAGGCGGCGGTGCCCGCATTCACGGCCAGGAACTGGCCGCCATGGGCAGCTGGGCGGCCCAGGGCCCACTCGATGGCCCGGGCCATGTCCTGCACGTGGATGAGCGGCCGCCAGGGCGAGCCGTCGCTGAGAATGCTAATTTGGCCCGTAGCCACCGCGCCCGCCACAAAATCGTTCACTACCAGGTCTAGGCGCAGCCGGTCGCTCCAGCCGCAGGCCGTGGCAAAGCGCAGGCAGGTCACGGTGAAGCCATCGCCCGCCAAGGCCTGCAAATCTTGTTCGCTTTGCACTTTGGAGCGGGCGTAGGCCGTCAGCGGATTCAGGGCCGCGGCTTCGGTTTTGGCGGCGTCGCCCCCGGCCCCGTAAAT
This genomic stretch from Hymenobacter sp. PAMC 26628 harbors:
- a CDS encoding NAD-dependent epimerase/dehydratase family protein, encoding MERILITGNMGYVGPGVVQRLRQEFPQAQLIGYDAGYFAHCLTGPTRLPESRLDRQIFGDVRHLPAELLRDVDGVVHLAAISNDPMGQTYEAATMAVNHAAGIRLAQLAKQAGVRAFVFASSCSIYGAGGDAAKTEAAALNPLTAYARSKVQSEQDLQALAGDGFTVTCLRFATACGWSDRLRLDLVVNDFVAGAVATGQISILSDGSPWRPLIHVQDMARAIEWALGRPAAHGGQFLAVNAGTAAWNYQVRDLAAAVAAIIPGTEVVLNPAAPPDKRSYRVDFDLFRQLAPQHQPQRTLPDTIAELRDGLRRMNFHDANFRSSDLIRLRVLGHLRETGQLTETLAWAPELAAQPALA